CGCACGGCGGCATGCGTGAGGCGGACCACCCAGTGCACGCCCATCACGTCCACGTGGGTCGCGCACTCCCCGGCCCCCGCGTCCTCCAGCTTCGTCACGGTGCCTTCGAGCACGTTGCGCGCGGAGACGCCTGTCAGCGGTCCGGTGGACAGGAGGATGTCCTCGGCGGGCACGGCGTAGGCGGCGCGGGTGCCCTGGGGCAGCTCCGGCGCATCCGGCACCCAGAGCGACAGGCCTTCCGTGACGCGCAGCCTCGTGCCCCCGGACGCGGGATGTTCCAGCGTGCCTTCGAGGATGTTCTCCTCGGGCTCACCGGTGAGCAGGCCTCGCGCCACGGTGTCCAGCACCGTGTCCGCCGGGCCCACGGCCTTCACCGCGCCGCCGTCCAGCAGCAGGGCTTCGCGAGCCAGGGCCCGTGCCTCACCGAGCTGGTGGGTGACGTAGAGCAGGGGCACCCGGGCTTCGTCGCGCACTCGCAGCAGGTACGGCAGCACGCGCTCCTTCAGCGCGACGTCCAGCGCGGCCAGGGGCTCGTCCAACAGCAGCAGCGCCGGGCCGGTGGCGAGCGCCCGCGCCAGGGCGACCCGCTGCTTCTCGCCACCGGACAGCGTCACCGGGTAGCGGTGCAGCAGCGGCTCCAGCTCCAGCAGGTGCACGGCTTCGTCCACGCGCGAGGGCCGCCCGGCGCGCACGCCGAAGCGCACGTTCTGCCCGGCGGTGAGGTGCGGGAAGAGCAACGCATCCTGCGGCACGTAGCCCATGCGGCGCGCGTCGGGCGGCACGTCGATACCGGCGGCCGTGTCGAGCAGCACGCGACCACCGACCACGACGCGCCCCGTGGCTCCCCGCCGCAGGCCCGCGAGAACCTCCAGCAGTGACGTCTTCCCGGAGCCCGAGCGCCCCAGCACCGCCACCGACGCGGA
This DNA window, taken from Corallococcus coralloides DSM 2259, encodes the following:
- the modC gene encoding molybdenum ABC transporter ATP-binding protein; translation: MMELSLRLPLARFTLEVEARFTSASVAVLGRSGSGKTSLLEVLAGLRRGATGRVVVGGRVLLDTAAGIDVPPDARRMGYVPQDALLFPHLTAGQNVRFGVRAGRPSRVDEAVHLLELEPLLHRYPVTLSGGEKQRVALARALATGPALLLLDEPLAALDVALKERVLPYLLRVRDEARVPLLYVTHQLGEARALAREALLLDGGAVKAVGPADTVLDTVARGLLTGEPEENILEGTLEHPASGGTRLRVTEGLSLWVPDAPELPQGTRAAYAVPAEDILLSTGPLTGVSARNVLEGTVTKLEDAGAGECATHVDVMGVHWVVRLTHAAVRELSIAPGLRVHLAVKSSACRRLAGRTS